Proteins encoded by one window of Glycine soja cultivar W05 chromosome 15, ASM419377v2, whole genome shotgun sequence:
- the LOC114386230 gene encoding pentatricopeptide repeat-containing protein At3g14580, mitochondrial-like: protein MIPRTLAPVVVPLKPITSTRFLLFSLSQFSTTPNRDTAILARLKHKDWLTPKEATTLLTSLTHPSSTLTFFHLYTSRKDFHPSEPLCTTLISKLAQAHQLNPILTLHQTLTKRRRFSDDFFYTLIKAYAHSFQRVDMALQTLHDMNSLFHCSPSTRTFNFVLNVLVNTRLYAAARELFLHAPPLGVSPDACTLNIVIKGLCARGEMDAAFGVLEEFHELGCEANARTYATLMKGLCEKGRVEEAFGLLEKMEEEGVETDVAVYNVLIGGLRKVGRVDEGWRVLEGMVGRGVCPNEGTYNEVLCGLVEKGRVEEGKGVVERMGNKGFVPSFGAYKDLVKGFCEKGLVGEVEWVVWDMAWKGFVPKMGMWRRIVKCVVDRERSDGWVVGAIDGVLED from the coding sequence atgatccCACGAACCCTTGCTCCGGTCGTGGTTCCTCTGAAACCCATCACCTCTACGAGGTTCTTGTTGTTCTCCCTGTCCCAATTTTCCACAACCCCGAACCGCGACACCGCAATTCTGGCGCGTCTTAAACACAAAGACTGGCTCACTCCGAAAGAAGCCACCACCCTCTTAACCTCCCTCACACACCCTTCCTCCACCCTCACCTTCTTCCACCTCTACACCTCCCGCAAGGACTTCCACCCCTCCGAACCCCTCTGCACAACCCTAATCTCCAAACTCGCCCAAGCGCACCAACTCAACCCTATCCTCACCCTCCACCAAACCCTAACCAAACGACGCCGCTTCTCCGACGACTTCTTCTACACCTTAATCAAAGCCTACGCGCACTCCTTCCAGCGCGTGGACATGGCCCTCCAAACCCTCCACGACATGAACTCCTTGTTCCACTGCTCCCCTTCCACGCGCACTTTTAATTTCGTCCTCAACGTGCTCGTGAACACGCGCCTCTACGCCGCGGCGCGCGAGCTTTTCCTCCACGCGCCGCCGCTTGGGGTCTCCCCGGACGCGTGCACGTTGAACATTGTAATCAAGGGGCTGTGCGCGCGCGGGGAGATGGACGCGGCGTTCGGGGTGTTGGAAGAGTTTCATGAGTTAGGGTGTGAAGCGAACGCGCGTACCTACGCGACGCTGATGAAGGGTTTGTGTGAGAAAGGGAGGGTGGAGGAGGCTTTTGGGTTGTTGGAGAAGATGGAGGAAGAAGGGGTGGAAACTGACGTGGCAGTGTACAATGTGTTGATTGGGGGGTTGAGGAAAGTGGGTAGGGTGGATGAGGGGTGGAGGGTGTTGGAGGGGATGGTGGGGAGAGGGGTGTGTCCCAATGAGGGGACTTACAATGAGGTGTTGTGTGGGTTGGTGGAGAAGGGGAGGGTTGAGGAGGGGAAGGGGGTTGTGGAGAGGATGGGGAATAAGGGGTTTGTGCCTAGCTTTGGGGCCTATAAGGATTTGGTTAAAGGGTTTTGTGAGAAGGGGTTGGTTGGGGAGGTTGAGTGGGTTGTTTGGGATATGGCGTGGAAGGGGTTTGTGCCCAAGATGGGGATGTGGAGGAGGATTGTGAAATGTGTTGTTGACAGGGAAAGGAGTGATGGGTGGGTGGTTGGTGCCATTGATGGTGTTTTGGAGGATTAA
- the LOC114387215 gene encoding uncharacterized protein LOC114387215 — MNSAAMNSASIYYTQHPTFKNGTMLPFAHCLFLFSLRCAMLPSLRLVWFGERLGCVKVKVHSGVRCCNDRRRHTAYEMDGDQWMYEGIMPKEVDMDYENEEECGVNEPHVYCSDAFNTSQVFDSREDVLRWARSVAYENGFMTVLVRSDRNTGSRGRTSFVLIDCERSGEYKCMKKEFVRRDTGTRKCGCPFKLRRKPVVGGQG; from the exons atgAATAGTGCTGCCATGAACAGTGCCTCCATTTACTACACCCAGCATCCGACTTTTAAAAATGGCACAATGCTTCCATTTGCGCattgtctctttcttttctctcttcggtGTGCAATGCTTCCTTCCTTGCGATTGGTTTGGTTCGGTGAACGGTTAGGTTGCGTGAAGGTGAAGGTGCATTCTGGTGTTCGGTGTTGCAATGATCGTCGGCGGCATACGGCATACGAG ATGGACGGAGATCAGTGGATGTATGAAGGTATAATGCCTAAAGAAGTGgatatggattatgaaaatgaagaagaatgtggtgtgaatgaaccGCATGTTTATTGTTCGGAtgcgttcaatacttctcag GTGTTTGACAGTCGAGAGGATGTTTTGCGGTGGGCTCGATCTGTTGCTTATGAAAATGGATTTATGACGGTGCTTGTAAGGTCTGACAGAAACACaggtagtagaggaaggacttcatttgtgttaattgactGTGAAAGAAGTGGCGAATATAAGTGTAtgaagaaagaatttgttagaagagacactgggactaggaaatgtgggtgtcccttcaagcttcgtcGCAAACCAGTGGTTGGAGGACAAGGCTAG